From a region of the Mycobacterium sp. SMC-8 genome:
- a CDS encoding tyrosine-type recombinase/integrase, producing the protein MTVRVRTSSDGYVIDGPWEGCAAANAFLVHLAGRGFSAATVRAYAFDVLNLARFLLDRDLAVAAVTPVEVFEWIDWQDVRRDHRRSPARRNGGSAAASTVNRRVSAVRAFFEYLVMTGTRSENPVPSPRRGQGLRPVARGLLGHLGPGRPRAGGRLVRQPRLLPESLDANAVERFVASLRTHRDRAMVWAMLFGGLRSAEVRSLRLADIDFGRRRVRVLGKGSKERVVPVDAAFFTELSAYLRLERPPGLTTEECFVVLRGPSAGAPVTEAGLRSLFRRHRDLSGATRVRPHRLRHTYGTELASAGIDLMALRELMGHVSPETTAGYVHLSVEQLAAEYGAARASLAGTRR; encoded by the coding sequence ATGACTGTTCGGGTGCGCACCAGCAGTGACGGCTATGTGATCGATGGCCCGTGGGAGGGGTGCGCAGCGGCAAACGCATTCCTGGTGCATCTGGCCGGACGCGGGTTCAGTGCGGCGACGGTGCGGGCGTATGCGTTCGATGTGCTCAATCTGGCTCGGTTCCTGCTGGACCGTGATCTCGCGGTGGCGGCGGTGACGCCGGTGGAGGTGTTCGAGTGGATCGACTGGCAGGATGTGCGCCGTGACCACCGGCGCAGCCCGGCGAGAAGGAATGGCGGGAGCGCGGCGGCATCGACGGTCAACCGGCGGGTCTCGGCGGTGCGGGCGTTCTTCGAGTACCTGGTGATGACCGGGACGCGCTCCGAGAACCCGGTGCCCTCACCGCGGCGCGGGCAGGGGCTGAGACCGGTGGCGCGGGGACTGCTCGGGCATCTGGGCCCGGGTCGGCCTCGGGCCGGAGGCCGGCTGGTGCGGCAACCGCGGTTACTGCCCGAGTCTCTCGATGCCAATGCAGTCGAGCGGTTCGTGGCGTCGTTGCGAACCCACCGGGATCGGGCGATGGTGTGGGCGATGCTCTTTGGGGGCCTGCGCAGCGCCGAGGTGCGGTCCTTGCGGTTGGCCGACATCGACTTCGGTCGACGGCGGGTGCGGGTGCTTGGTAAAGGCTCGAAGGAGCGGGTGGTACCGGTCGATGCAGCATTCTTCACCGAACTGTCGGCCTATCTGCGCCTCGAACGCCCACCAGGGTTGACGACCGAGGAGTGTTTCGTGGTGCTGCGCGGACCCTCCGCGGGGGCCCCGGTCACCGAGGCCGGACTGCGGTCACTGTTTCGGCGGCACCGAGACCTGTCTGGTGCGACGAGGGTACGTCCACACCGGCTGCGCCATACCTACGGCACCGAACTCGCCTCTGCTGGAATCGATCTGATGGCGCTGCGGGAGTTGATGGGCCACGTGTCCCCGGAAACCACCGCCGGATATGTGCACCTGTCGGTCGAGCAACTCGCCGCCGAATACGGTGCGGCTCGCGCCAGCCTTGCCGGGACACGACGATGA
- a CDS encoding tyrosine-type recombinase/integrase, with protein sequence MTTQTLASMDLLADPDAVLDDYLEHVASLGLSSRSVRGRTRGASTFLTEHPDLRDWMTRPAVERLADLRNNGAWPLLCHVIGRGELRLDLELAAVKNLTGLGRAVEDRDPGGFAAVRTAGLALGWTPQWIETVLGECLAVLLAWHGGLVDDVDNGTVDKFDTALAATQSIPASSRRAYRNRIAGLRQMLFQARIVDTPPRRRRWARSYAQRFADVAMTDLIRETLLRYVTVRASVLRPKSVESLINDLLPFADYLTTTHPELTSFGDLDRSHIEGFLVWNRARTWRGQRAAAGAGRTISKAVIQSTVLSVRNLLDDITEWGWEQAPPRRLVFAVDIPKLDQPLPQALPPDIDAAVMNAVAQLEDTFARVGLTVLRGAGLRIGELLDLELGSVVDYGPAGTWLKVPLGKLATERMVPLSANTIAALDQWTSRRGVCRPLPHPRTGAPTDFLFVAHGRRLGQTRLRNGLLAAIESCGLRGTGGAPLVVTPHQLRHTWATELANAGMSLQALMALLGHVTPQMTLRYATLASPTLRDAYDQAMGKMRRQFTLTPVGKPIVPDAVSWLGSEMLKTRVAHGYCARHHSAGACPYANICETCDNFVTGPEFRGALEAQRTDIQTLEADARARGWLDEAARHHRVAEALTDHLHRLDR encoded by the coding sequence ATGACCACCCAGACGCTCGCATCGATGGACCTGCTGGCTGACCCGGATGCGGTGCTGGACGACTATCTCGAACACGTTGCCAGCCTTGGTCTCAGTAGCAGGTCGGTGCGTGGCCGCACCCGCGGCGCGAGCACCTTCCTGACCGAGCACCCGGATCTGCGGGACTGGATGACCAGACCGGCGGTCGAGCGGTTGGCCGATCTGCGCAACAACGGGGCCTGGCCACTGCTGTGTCATGTCATTGGCCGGGGCGAGTTGCGCCTCGACCTCGAACTCGCGGCCGTCAAGAACCTCACTGGTCTGGGACGAGCCGTCGAGGACCGTGACCCGGGCGGATTCGCCGCCGTGCGCACCGCCGGGCTGGCCTTGGGCTGGACACCACAGTGGATCGAGACGGTCTTGGGTGAATGTCTGGCGGTGCTGCTCGCCTGGCACGGCGGACTCGTCGACGATGTCGACAACGGCACGGTCGACAAGTTCGACACCGCGCTGGCTGCCACACAATCGATTCCGGCATCGTCGAGGCGCGCCTACCGCAACCGGATAGCCGGGTTGCGGCAGATGCTTTTTCAGGCTCGCATCGTCGATACACCACCACGGCGGCGGCGTTGGGCCCGCAGCTACGCCCAACGCTTCGCCGACGTGGCGATGACTGACCTGATCCGGGAGACGCTGCTGCGTTATGTCACCGTCCGGGCATCGGTGCTGCGTCCGAAATCCGTCGAATCGTTGATCAACGATTTGCTGCCGTTCGCGGACTATCTCACCACCACTCATCCCGAGCTCACCTCGTTCGGGGATCTGGATCGCAGTCACATCGAGGGTTTCCTGGTCTGGAATCGCGCCCGCACCTGGCGTGGACAACGCGCCGCCGCCGGCGCCGGACGCACCATCTCCAAGGCCGTGATCCAATCGACGGTACTGAGCGTGCGCAACCTACTCGACGACATCACCGAATGGGGCTGGGAGCAGGCACCGCCGCGTCGTCTGGTCTTCGCCGTCGATATCCCGAAACTCGATCAACCCCTGCCGCAGGCCCTACCACCTGATATCGACGCCGCGGTGATGAACGCGGTTGCCCAGCTGGAGGATACGTTCGCCCGCGTCGGGCTGACAGTGCTTCGCGGGGCAGGGCTGCGGATCGGGGAGCTGCTCGACCTCGAACTCGGCAGCGTCGTCGACTACGGACCCGCCGGCACCTGGTTGAAAGTTCCGTTGGGCAAGCTCGCCACCGAACGCATGGTTCCGCTCTCGGCCAACACCATTGCCGCATTGGACCAGTGGACCAGCAGACGTGGTGTTTGCCGCCCACTGCCGCATCCCCGTACCGGAGCGCCTACCGATTTCCTGTTCGTTGCGCACGGCCGCCGTCTCGGACAGACGCGGTTACGCAATGGCCTGCTCGCCGCCATCGAGTCCTGCGGGCTGCGCGGGACCGGCGGCGCACCGCTGGTGGTAACCCCGCATCAGCTACGCCACACATGGGCCACCGAGCTCGCGAACGCAGGCATGAGCCTGCAGGCCTTGATGGCACTGCTCGGACATGTCACCCCGCAGATGACTTTGCGTTACGCCACCTTGGCCTCACCGACGCTGCGCGATGCCTATGACCAGGCCATGGGAAAGATGCGACGACAGTTCACTCTCACTCCGGTCGGCAAACCCATCGTCCCCGATGCGGTCAGCTGGCTCGGTAGTGAGATGCTCAAAACACGTGTCGCCCACGGCTACTGCGCCCGCCACCACAGTGCCGGCGCCTGCCCCTATGCCAACATCTGCGAAACCTGCGACAACTTCGTCACCGGCCCCGAGTTCCGAGGCGCACTCGAAGCGCAACGCACCGACATCCAGACTCTCGAAGCAGATGCCCGCGCCCGTGGCTGGCTCGACGAAGCCGCCCGTCACCACCGTGTCGCCGAGGCGTTGACCGACCACCTGCACCGCCTCGACCGCTGA